A genome region from Thermococcus gorgonarius includes the following:
- the nurA gene encoding DNA double-strand break repair nuclease NurA has translation MYRLIDRGSVNRIKALLERGYREAEGKLAEIQWMPLPKERRKTRVYAIDGSQGKQRLSGTIFYAVSSYAFGNGPAYRLVYTNAMLYNQGISDQIIRLQMETLENKLGYLAAKLGEVDYVMMDGTLTGSLTRPPVYPESVKGLTTIENALGKEKLKELIKKFVRLLDEHYKELGDQLQDKGKVNGGVILADEKLTDFEEFYSAMEGYKVRDFAGTTPRSVRISGKTLDQYLKGEKTAEEIFQELLNEYGEERELSLDDARNAVHVVLSYLEYLYSLEKLLRVSLVYVAKSFYNRKLTGKLGIDIVDVPYLDAYLRKRFGEEIPGYYVITQGGNAISHRMPKPLRDTFPLVEHYIEHGVPMAYIRTMKGGVIYLLQSNREINDELLSEILWHESNGYFRPLQRAHEGVKIEKKAFEAELKALLNIIKAERPELRVFLKYGRSPLE, from the coding sequence CGAGGCGGAGGGGAAGTTGGCTGAAATTCAGTGGATGCCCTTGCCCAAGGAAAGGAGAAAGACGAGGGTCTACGCCATAGACGGTAGTCAGGGGAAGCAGAGACTCAGCGGGACGATATTCTACGCGGTTTCAAGCTACGCCTTCGGCAACGGGCCCGCTTACAGGCTGGTCTATACCAACGCCATGCTCTACAACCAGGGGATTTCAGACCAGATTATAAGGCTCCAGATGGAAACGCTGGAGAACAAGCTCGGCTACCTTGCCGCCAAACTTGGTGAAGTCGACTACGTGATGATGGACGGGACTTTAACGGGCTCCTTAACGAGGCCACCCGTTTATCCCGAGAGTGTGAAGGGCCTGACGACCATAGAGAACGCCCTCGGTAAAGAGAAGCTCAAGGAGCTCATTAAAAAGTTCGTTCGCCTTCTTGATGAGCATTACAAAGAACTTGGAGACCAGCTTCAGGATAAGGGAAAGGTTAACGGCGGTGTGATCCTTGCCGATGAAAAACTGACCGATTTCGAGGAGTTCTACTCCGCCATGGAGGGCTACAAGGTCAGGGACTTCGCGGGAACTACGCCGAGGAGCGTTAGAATCTCCGGAAAAACGCTGGATCAGTACCTGAAAGGGGAGAAGACCGCCGAGGAGATATTCCAGGAGCTCTTAAACGAGTACGGTGAGGAGAGGGAGCTTTCCCTCGACGATGCCCGCAACGCCGTTCACGTGGTTCTTAGTTATCTCGAATACCTCTACTCCCTTGAGAAGCTCCTCAGGGTTAGCTTAGTTTACGTGGCCAAGAGCTTTTACAACAGAAAGCTGACCGGAAAGCTTGGTATTGACATCGTTGACGTTCCCTACCTGGATGCCTACCTGAGAAAGCGCTTTGGTGAGGAGATTCCCGGTTATTACGTCATAACACAGGGAGGAAACGCAATAAGCCACCGGATGCCCAAGCCTCTGAGGGACACCTTCCCTCTGGTTGAACATTACATCGAGCACGGTGTCCCGATGGCTTACATAAGGACGATGAAAGGCGGAGTAATTTACCTCCTCCAGAGCAACAGAGAAATCAACGACGAGCTTTTGAGTGAAATCCTCTGGCATGAAAGCAACGGCTACTTCAGGCCGCTCCAGAGGGCCCACGAGGGGGTTAAGATAGAGAAGAAGGCCTTCGAGGCCGAACTTAAGGCTTTGCTCAACATCATAAAGGCTGAGAGGCCAGAACTGAGGGTCTTCCTGAAGTATGGTAGAAGTCCTCTGGAGTAG
- a CDS encoding FecCD family ABC transporter permease, giving the protein MRDSKVVFTGLAVLSLLSLFLSLYIGPVRISPLEVSKCLLYGLKSSLGLGGELKPKYFFIVWELRLPRTLLAYLVGMSLASAGVASQALFKNPMADPYIIGISGGASIGAVLGFIYAPSHISELAFLFALGSVYLVYRVSRVDGRVPVDTLLLAGIAFGFMAGAITSYLVLTLGSTAHLTYMWLMGSFNGSDWSKVQEMAVVTAFGLGFLLWKWRELNLLLLGEEGIALGLEVDKFRKLLIIVISLMTAVAVATAGIIGFVGLIGPHIARLLVGPNHKRLTLNAAVFGGFLMVSSDIIARTVVKPDEIPVGIVTSIIGGGFFLYLLIKHKRGELRA; this is encoded by the coding sequence ATGAGGGACTCGAAAGTTGTTTTTACTGGCCTTGCGGTTTTGTCGCTCCTTTCTCTATTCCTGAGTCTCTACATAGGGCCCGTTAGAATAAGTCCCCTGGAGGTCTCCAAATGCCTGCTCTATGGCCTGAAGTCTTCCCTGGGTCTGGGAGGAGAATTGAAACCCAAGTATTTCTTCATAGTATGGGAGCTGAGGCTTCCGCGAACTCTTCTGGCATATCTCGTTGGCATGTCACTGGCATCTGCCGGCGTGGCTTCCCAGGCCCTTTTTAAAAACCCCATGGCTGACCCGTATATAATCGGTATTAGCGGTGGTGCTTCGATTGGGGCAGTCCTGGGCTTTATATACGCCCCTTCCCATATCTCGGAGTTAGCATTTCTCTTCGCTCTGGGATCCGTGTATCTGGTCTACCGCGTTTCTAGGGTGGACGGAAGGGTTCCAGTTGATACGCTCCTCCTGGCAGGGATAGCCTTTGGCTTCATGGCGGGAGCAATAACCTCTTATTTAGTGCTCACCCTTGGCTCAACCGCTCACCTGACTTACATGTGGCTGATGGGGAGCTTCAACGGTTCCGATTGGAGTAAAGTACAGGAAATGGCTGTGGTTACCGCTTTCGGCCTCGGTTTTCTCTTGTGGAAGTGGAGAGAACTCAATCTTCTTCTTTTAGGCGAAGAGGGGATTGCCCTTGGCCTTGAGGTTGATAAATTCAGGAAGCTTTTGATAATCGTTATCTCCCTCATGACGGCCGTGGCAGTTGCAACGGCAGGTATAATTGGGTTCGTTGGTTTGATAGGCCCCCATATAGCCAGACTCCTCGTGGGACCCAATCACAAACGATTAACCCTCAATGCCGCCGTTTTTGGTGGTTTTCTCATGGTCTCCTCTGATATAATCGCACGGACCGTTGTTAAACCCGATGAAATTCCCGTGGGAATAGTGACCTCAATCATCGGGGGAGGGTTCTTCCTGTACCTGCTCATAAAGCACAAGAGGGGTGAGCTGAGGGCATGA
- a CDS encoding ABC transporter ATP-binding protein, whose amino-acid sequence MMRVEVSFSYGERKALDGVDFSADKGRLLAVIGPNGSGKSTLLKCIAGILKPEGRIELDGEDITALSPRERAKLVSYVPQSSFPEFDFTVEEFVEMGTYFTGGSVERALKEVGMWEKKSESVLKLSGGEYQLVLIARALAQGGRVLLLDEPTSHLDVNHALEVMGLIKSLSRERIVVAVLHDLNLTLRYADDVLVLKNGKVIWFGPTEELTPDVLQRVYGIKFEFVRGNSGTAVVPSL is encoded by the coding sequence ATGATGAGGGTGGAAGTATCTTTTTCTTACGGCGAGAGAAAAGCCCTTGATGGTGTCGATTTCAGTGCCGATAAAGGAAGGCTTCTAGCGGTTATAGGCCCCAACGGTTCTGGCAAGAGCACCTTACTCAAGTGTATAGCCGGGATCCTGAAGCCAGAGGGAAGGATTGAACTGGACGGCGAGGACATAACTGCACTTTCCCCCCGGGAGAGGGCGAAGCTCGTTTCGTACGTTCCACAATCGTCCTTTCCAGAGTTCGACTTCACCGTTGAAGAGTTCGTGGAGATGGGAACTTACTTCACCGGTGGCAGTGTAGAGAGGGCCCTGAAGGAAGTTGGCATGTGGGAAAAGAAATCGGAATCAGTCCTCAAGCTTTCTGGCGGGGAGTATCAGCTGGTTCTCATAGCCAGAGCCCTTGCACAGGGTGGAAGGGTTCTTCTCCTCGACGAGCCGACCAGCCACCTCGATGTGAACCACGCCCTTGAAGTTATGGGTCTCATCAAGTCCCTCAGCAGGGAAAGAATCGTTGTTGCGGTTCTCCACGACCTGAACTTAACCCTTAGGTACGCTGACGATGTACTCGTACTTAAGAACGGGAAGGTAATCTGGTTTGGGCCAACTGAGGAGTTAACCCCGGATGTTCTTCAGAGAGTTTACGGGATCAAGTTTGAGTTCGTTAGGGGTAATTCCGGAACCGCTGTTGTGCCTTCCCTCTAA
- the psmB gene encoding archaeal proteasome endopeptidase complex subunit beta: protein MVGEKKTGTTTVGIKVKDGVVLAADTQASLDHMVETLNIRKILPITDRIAITTAGSVGDVQALARMLEAEARYYQFTWGRPMTTRAMANLLSNILNENKWFPYMVQILIGGYVDEPELASLDALGGLVFEKYIATGSGSPFAIAILEDGYREDMSVEEAKELAVRAVRTAGKRDVYTGDRKVQVVVITKDGMKEEFVEFKE from the coding sequence ATGGTGGGAGAGAAAAAAACCGGCACCACTACAGTAGGGATAAAGGTTAAAGACGGTGTTGTCCTCGCCGCTGACACTCAGGCTTCCCTTGACCACATGGTAGAAACGCTCAACATAAGGAAGATCCTCCCGATAACCGATAGGATAGCCATAACAACGGCAGGGAGCGTTGGCGACGTTCAGGCCCTGGCCAGAATGCTCGAGGCAGAGGCGCGCTATTACCAGTTCACATGGGGAAGACCGATGACGACGAGGGCAATGGCCAACCTGCTCAGCAACATACTCAACGAGAACAAGTGGTTTCCATACATGGTTCAGATCCTCATCGGAGGCTACGTCGATGAGCCTGAGCTCGCCAGCTTGGACGCCCTCGGCGGCTTAGTCTTCGAGAAGTACATCGCAACCGGTTCTGGAAGTCCGTTTGCGATAGCCATACTAGAGGACGGCTACAGAGAGGATATGAGCGTTGAAGAGGCGAAGGAGCTTGCAGTAAGGGCCGTGAGAACCGCCGGAAAGAGGGATGTCTACACTGGAGACAGGAAGGTTCAGGTCGTCGTCATAACCAAGGACGGAATGAAAGAGGAGTTCGTCGAGTTCAAGGAGTGA
- a CDS encoding ASCH domain-containing protein: MKGLIVRRPFADWLVEGRKRWEIRKSRTRVRGEILILSEGYALGKAELVDVVGPFTPKELARHREKHLVDYNFLREYSNGKPLYAWVFDNPEKFEEPIKVNIKKGAQVWANVELVGGL, translated from the coding sequence ATGAAGGGGCTCATAGTTAGGCGCCCCTTTGCAGACTGGCTCGTTGAGGGCAGAAAAAGGTGGGAAATACGGAAGTCCAGAACAAGGGTTCGTGGAGAAATCCTGATCCTCAGTGAAGGCTACGCCCTGGGTAAAGCTGAACTGGTTGACGTTGTTGGCCCCTTCACCCCGAAAGAACTGGCCAGGCATAGGGAAAAACACCTCGTTGATTACAACTTCCTCCGGGAGTACTCCAATGGAAAGCCGCTCTACGCCTGGGTGTTTGACAACCCTGAGAAGTTTGAGGAGCCCATAAAGGTCAACATCAAAAAAGGTGCCCAGGTCTGGGCAAACGTTGAGCTGGTGGGCGGGCTATGA
- a CDS encoding DUF1614 domain-containing protein: protein MRYRYLFPPIAIPFVFLFLLLLLLFFTILSGIVTAAFQKLGLPLPVAYSLFLFSLVGSFINIPIAEERSYVPVMRVREVRFFGITYPVPYFDWAEQKVVIAINVGGALVPLSLVTYEVVRLYQLGAYSALFRMAVAVIIAALASNMVARPVPGVGIALPTIIPPLIAVSLAVLIGGQYRPLIAYASGTMGVLIGADLMNWKKIKNLGAPMVSIGGAGTFDGIFLAGILAVLLV, encoded by the coding sequence ATGAGATACCGCTATCTTTTTCCACCCATAGCAATTCCCTTTGTGTTCTTATTTCTCCTTCTTCTCCTGCTTTTCTTTACGATCCTTTCGGGGATTGTGACGGCGGCCTTTCAAAAACTCGGGCTCCCCTTACCTGTTGCTTACTCACTCTTCCTCTTTTCCCTGGTCGGGAGCTTCATAAACATCCCGATAGCAGAGGAGAGATCGTACGTACCGGTTATGAGAGTGAGGGAAGTTAGGTTCTTTGGGATTACCTATCCCGTCCCCTACTTTGATTGGGCTGAGCAGAAGGTCGTTATAGCAATCAACGTTGGAGGTGCTTTGGTCCCGTTGAGTCTCGTTACCTATGAGGTTGTGAGATTATACCAACTGGGCGCCTACTCTGCCTTATTTAGAATGGCCGTTGCAGTAATCATAGCGGCCTTGGCCAGCAACATGGTGGCCAGGCCCGTCCCCGGGGTGGGGATAGCCCTGCCGACTATCATACCCCCACTCATAGCGGTTTCTCTTGCTGTTCTTATCGGGGGACAGTACAGGCCTCTGATAGCCTACGCAAGTGGAACAATGGGAGTTCTCATCGGCGCTGACCTGATGAACTGGAAAAAGATAAAGAATCTGGGGGCGCCAATGGTGAGCATAGGCGGCGCGGGAACCTTTGACGGTATATTTCTTGCAGGAATATTGGCGGTGCTCTTGGTTTGA
- a CDS encoding ribose-phosphate diphosphokinase produces the protein MIIVGSGAVHLKDELLNFGAEVGEIEISRFPDGEKYVRVPLCGTEATVVQSTYKPQDENLIEALLIGDALRERGFEKLKLVVPYLAYSRQDRVTKEGEPISVRAVMRTLGLYYDELYVVDIHNPKTLDFFPGKAFNVSPARSIADYFGDKLGEGIVLSPDKGALSRARKVAEELGVEYSHFEKRRISPTQVEMRPVEIDVSGKNVLIVDDIISTGGTMIRAAEILRKLGARKIFVGVTHGVFAEGAVEKVSNAVDELAVTNTIPTPVSKISVVPEIIRVL, from the coding sequence ATGATAATAGTGGGATCGGGTGCCGTTCATCTTAAGGATGAGCTACTCAACTTTGGAGCAGAGGTAGGGGAGATAGAGATAAGCCGTTTCCCCGATGGGGAGAAGTACGTCAGGGTACCTCTCTGTGGAACAGAGGCGACGGTTGTTCAGTCTACCTACAAGCCTCAGGATGAAAACCTGATTGAGGCCCTTCTGATAGGAGATGCCCTCCGGGAGAGGGGCTTTGAGAAGCTGAAGTTGGTTGTTCCATACTTGGCCTATTCCCGCCAGGACAGGGTAACGAAGGAAGGCGAACCCATAAGCGTGAGGGCCGTAATGAGAACGCTTGGTCTTTACTACGATGAGCTCTACGTCGTGGACATTCACAATCCCAAAACACTTGACTTCTTCCCAGGTAAAGCCTTCAACGTCTCCCCGGCCAGGTCAATAGCGGACTACTTTGGAGACAAGCTGGGAGAGGGCATAGTTCTTTCCCCTGACAAGGGTGCTCTATCCAGGGCCAGGAAAGTTGCAGAGGAACTTGGGGTTGAATACAGCCACTTTGAAAAGCGCAGAATTTCGCCAACACAAGTGGAGATGAGACCGGTTGAAATAGACGTCAGTGGGAAGAACGTTCTGATAGTGGACGACATAATAAGCACAGGTGGGACGATGATAAGGGCTGCTGAAATCCTTAGAAAGTTGGGGGCAAGGAAAATCTTCGTTGGCGTTACCCACGGGGTTTTTGCCGAAGGTGCTGTGGAGAAGGTGAGTAACGCTGTGGACGAGCTGGCTGTGACCAACACCATACCCACTCCTGTCTCGAAAATCAGCGTTGTCCCAGAGATAATCAGGGTTCTCTAG